Proteins found in one Primulina eburnea isolate SZY01 chromosome 16, ASM2296580v1, whole genome shotgun sequence genomic segment:
- the LOC140815849 gene encoding calcium-transporting ATPase 1-like — MGSLMKDFSEVKAKNSSDEALQRWRKACWLVKNHKRRFRFTANLSKRSEVREIQKSNQEKLRVAVLVSQAALSFIQGISYTVPEEVKKAGFEICADELGSIVEGHNLRKLKVHSGVEGIAGKLSTSLTDGISISDESLDHRREVYGINKFTESPAKGFWLFVWEALQDTTLMILAVCALVSLVVGIATEGWPRGAHDGLGIVASILLVVFVTATSDYKQSLQFKDLDKEKKKITVQVTRNGFRQKISIFDLLSGDIVHLSIGDQVPADGLFVSGYSLLINESSLTGESEPINVTSANPFLLSGTKVQDGSCKMLVTTVGMRTQWGKLMATLSEGGDDETPLQVKLNGVATIIGKIGLFFAVITFAVLVQGLFSLKMNQGSYRSWSGDEALEMLEYFAIAVTIVVVAVPEGLPLAVTLSLAFAMKKMMNDKALVRNLAACETMGSATTICSDKTGTLTTNHMTVVKACICGKRKEVSSSMKSSAFCSDIPDSVVKMLQKSVFNNTGGDIVIDKDEKIQILGTPTETALLEFGLFLGGDFLAERRVSKLVKVEPFNSTKKRMGVVLELPGEGFQAHCKGASEIILAACDRFLNSNGEVVPLDESTTTHMKDTIDEFANEALRTLCLAYKDIGIDFSAENPIPFEGYTLIGIIGIKDPVRAGVKESVAICKSAGIMVRMVTGDNINTARAIARECGILTDDGIAIEGPEFRMKNEEELQALIPKLQVMARSSPMDKHTLVKLLRSTFEEVVAVTGDGTNDAPALHEADIGLAMGISGTEVAKESADVIILDDNFSTIVTVAKWGRSVYINIQKFVQFQLTVNVVALIVNFSSACLTGSAPLTAVQLLWVNMIMDTLGALALATEPPNDDLMRRQPVGRKGNFISNVMWRNILGQSIYQFVVIWYLQTSGKSVFYLDGENSDTILNTLIFNSFVFCQVFNEISSREMEKINVFKGILNNYVFVGVLSCTVLFQVIIVQFLGTFANTYPLTMRQWSTSILLGFLGMPIAAAIKMIPVGSAVNSSSSRSIYLSSATDLKP, encoded by the exons ATGGGGAGTCTTATGAAGGATTTTTCGGAAGTGAAGGCGAAGAATTCATCGGATGAAGCGTTGCAGAGATGGAGGAAAGCGTGTTGGCTGGTGAAGAACCATAAAAGGAGGTTTAGATTCACTGCTAATCTGTCGAAACGTTCCGAAGTTCGTGAGATCCAGAAGTCTAACCAG GAAAAACTTAGAGTAGCGGTATTAGTTTCCCAGGCTGCTCTGAGCTTTATTCAAG GTATAAGCTATACAGTGCCAGAGGAAGTCAAGAAGGCAGGTTTTGAAATTTGTGCTGATGAATTAGGATCCATCGTGGAAGGCCATAATTTGAGGAAGTTGAAAGTTCATTCTGGCGTGGAGGGTATTGCTGGCAAGCTCTCAACTTCTCTCACCGACGGGATTAGTATTTCAGATGAGTCACTTGACCACAGAAGAGAAGTTTATGGAATTAATAAGTTCACAGAGAGCCCGGCAAAGGGATTTTGGCTTTTTGTATGGGAAGCCCTTCAAGATACTACCCTCATGATACTTGCTGTTTGTGCGCTTGTATCATTAGTTGTTGGCATTGCAACTGAAGGATGGCCCAGGGGCGCTCATGACGGGCTTGGGATTGTTGCTAGTATCCTTCTTGTAGTTTTTGTCACTGCTACAAGTGATTATAAGCAATCATTACAATTCAAGGATTTAGAcaaggaaaagaaaaagattACAGTTCAGGTCACAAGAAATGGTTTCAGACAAAAAATTTCGATATTTGATCTGCTCTCAGGTGACATTGTTCATCTTTCCATTGGGGATCAGGTCCCAGCTGATGGACTCTTTGTTTCAGGTTATTCATTGTTGATAAATGAATCTAGTTTGACCGGAGAGAGTGAACCCATAAATGTGACATCTGCAAATCCTTTCCTATTATCCGGAACTAAAGTGCAAGATGGATCCTGCAAAATGCTAGTTACTACTGTTGGGATGAGAACTCAATGGGGTAAATTGATGGCTACTCTTAGTGAAGGCGGTGATGATGAAACCCCTTTGCAGGTCAAACTGAATGGAGTCGCAACCATTATTGGAAAAATAGGTCTCTTTTTTGCTGTTATTACCTTCGCTGTTCTGGTGCAAGGGCTCTTTAGCCTCAAGATGAATCAAGGTTCCTACCGGAGCTGGTCTGGAGATGAAGCCTTGGAAATGCTGGAATACTTTGCTATTGCTGTTACGATTGTTGTGGTTGCTGTTCCTGAAGGGTTGCCTTTAGCTGTTACTTTGAGCCTTGCTTTTGCGATGAAGAAGATGATGAATGACAAGGCGCTTGTCCGCAATTTGGCAGCTTGTGAAACTATGGGATCTGCCACAACTATTTGTAGTGACAAGACTGGGACCCTAACCACTAACCACATGACGGTTGTGAAAGCATGCATTTGCGGAAAGCGAAAAGAAGTTAGTAGCTCTATGAAAAGTTCAGCTTTCTGCTCCGATATTCCTGATTCTGTTGTGAAAATGCTTCaaaaatctgtattcaacaacaCTGGAGGAGATATCGTCATAGATAAAGATGAGAAAATTCAAATCCTTGGTACGCCAACTGAGACTGCACTTCTGGAATTCGGTCTCTTTCTTGGAGGAGATTTCCTAGCAGAGCGACGTGTGTCAAAGCTGGTCAAAGTCGAGCCATTCAATTCTACGAAGAAGCGCATGGGTGTGGTATTGGAGTTACCTGGAGAAGGTTTTCAAGCACACTGCAAAGGAGCATCTGAGATTATTTTAGCTGCCTGCGATAGGTTTCTGAACTCAAATGGCGAGGTTGTTCCTCTGGATGAGTCAACCACCACTCATATGAAGGATACAATTGATGAATTTGCAAATGAAGCTCTTCGAACCCTGTGCCTCGCATATAAGGATATTGGAATTGACTTTTCTGCTGAAAATCCTATCCCATTTGAGGGTTATACTTTAATAGGAATAATTGGGATAAAAGATCCAGTTCGCGCTGGAGTCAAGGAGTCTGTTGCTATTTGTAAATCTGCTGGCATCATGGTGCGAATGGTCACGGGAGACAACATAAACACGGCTAGGGCAATAGCTAGAGAATGTGGCATACTAACTGATGATGGTATTGCAATTGAAGGACCAGAATTTCGGATGaagaacgaggaagagttgCAGGCGCTCATTCCAAAACTACAG GTGATGGCTCGTTCTTCACCAATGGATAAACATACCCTTGTGAAGCTTTTGCGATCCACATTTGAGGAGGTTGTTGCAGTAACTGGAGATGGAACAAATGATGCTCCTGCACTTCATGAAGCAGATATTGGTCTAGCGATGGGAATTTCTGGGACTGAG GTGGCAAAAGAGAGTGCTGATGTTATAATTCTAGATGATAATTTCTCCACCATTGTTACAGTGGCGAAATGGGGTCGTTCGGTTTACATTAACATTCAAAAATTTGTTCAATTCCAGCTAACTGTCAACGTGGTTGCGCTTATTGTCAATTTTTCATCAGCCTGCCTGACAG GCAGTGCCCCCCTCACCGCTGTTCAGCTTCTTTGGGTCAACATGATCATGGATACACTCGGAGCACTTGCCCTAGCCACTGAACCGCCAAATGATGACTTAATGAGGAGACAACCCGTTGGCCGAAAAGGGAACTTCATTAGCAATGTTATGTGGAGGAACATTCTTGGACAGTCTATCTATCAATTCGTTGTTATATGGTATCTTCAAACTTCAGGAAAATCTGTTTTCTATCTTGATGGCGAGAACTCGGATACCATTCTTAATACGCTCATTTTCAACTCATTTGTCTTTTGTCAG GTTTTCAACGAGATAAGCTCTagagaaatggagaaaataaaTGTCTTCAAAGGCATACTCAACAACTATGTTTTTGTGGGCGTTTTAAGCTGCACGGTTCTCTTCCAGGTTATTATTGTCCAATTCCTAGGCACTTTCGCCAACACCTATCCTCTTACGATGCGACAATGGTCCACTAGCATATTGCTTGGGTTTCTCGGCATGCCTATTGCTGCTGCTATCAAGATGATCCCTGTAGGATCGGCCGTAAACTCCTCCAGTTCGCGTAGTATTTATCTGTCATCCGCCACCGATTTGAAGCCTTAG